Proteins from a single region of Pecten maximus unplaced genomic scaffold, xPecMax1.1, whole genome shotgun sequence:
- the LOC117321158 gene encoding uncharacterized protein LOC117321158, with the protein MPMGRYHGTIWYYGQPRGQQNEKQTEEKQCRKCLEDGHSSANCRNEWKCLYCKESGHKRDECMNMKKTEDIEESQSDDGEEEQNDESQHVETQKRDDNTTHGATNTDTRKESRKEKREKNIGKQQVQTIDKFIKPSTFGCETPKSRDRSLSKSRTPPSPTNKEKKKHKNK; encoded by the coding sequence ATGCCCATGGGTAGGTACCATGGTACCATATGGTACTATGGGCAACCAAGAGGGCaacaaaacgaaaaacaaaCAGAAGAGAAACAATGTAGGAAATGTTTGGAAGATGGACATAGTTCTGCAAATTGCAGGAATGAATGGAAATGTCTCTATTGCAAAGAATCGGGACATAAGAGGGATGAGTGCATGAATATGAAGAAGACAGAGGACATCGAGGAGAGTCAATCAGATGATGGAGAAGAGGAACAAAATGATGAATCTCAGCATGTGGAAACACAAAAGAGAGACGACAATACAACACATGGGGCTACAAATACAGACACAAGGAAGGAAagtagaaaagaaaaaagagaaaaaaacatcGGTAAACAACAGGTACAAACAATAGACAAGTTCATCAAACCTTCGACTTTTGGCTGCGAGACTCCAAAATCTCGCGACAGAAGCCTGTCAAAATCACGCACGCCCCCGTCGCCGAcgaataaagaaaagaaaaaacataaaaataaatga